The window CGTCTGTGCCGTTGAGGCCAAGGTGAAGACCCCTGGCGCAACAACCGTTCCGGTTAAAAGATTTTTTAGTATTGTCCGTGAATTGGGCAATTCAGAAATCGATATTGAAGTGGATGATAAAAATGTCTGCAGCATCCGCTCGGGCCCTTCCTTTTATAAGATTAATGGCTTAAGCGCCGACGAATTCCCTCCGTTGCAGGTCTTCAGAGAAGATAAAAAGGTAGCCCTCTCCCAGGAGACGGTTAAAAACATGATGAAGAAGACCTCCTTTGCTATCTCGACCGACGAGTCGCGTTATGTGCTCAACGGCATCTTTATCAGCCTCAAAGACCACAAAATGACAATGGTGGCCACGGATGGCCGACGCCTGGCCCTTGTCGATGAGGAAGTGGATGTGTCCGAGAAGAGCCAGGGCGATTTTATTGTGCCCTCCAAAACCGTTAATGAACTCAATCGCCTGCTCCAAGAGAGCGGCGAGGTCGAAATCCGTTTTGCTGAGAACCAGGCCTCTTTCAATCTGAAGGATGAAAAAGGCTCCTCCGTATTGATTGTTACAAAGCTCATCGAAGGGAATTATCCGAATTTTCGGCAAGTCATTCCTGCGGAAACCAAAGAACGCATCCCATTGGTGCGTGAAGAGTTTTTGCACGCCTTGCGCAGGGCCGAAATCATGACGAGTGAGAAATCCAACTCAGTCAAGTTGAGCTTTGGAAAGAACCGGCTCGAAATCACGGCCAATTCGCCTGAAGTGGGGGAAGCAAAGGAATCCCTGGCTGTCAATTACAAGGGACCTGAAATGGC of the Verrucomicrobiia bacterium genome contains:
- the dnaN gene encoding DNA polymerase III subunit beta, giving the protein MNLTISKEQIINGLQAVQNVVSTRTTLPILSNVLLRAEGERLELTATDLDVTIVCAVEAKVKTPGATTVPVKRFFSIVRELGNSEIDIEVDDKNVCSIRSGPSFYKINGLSADEFPPLQVFREDKKVALSQETVKNMMKKTSFAISTDESRYVLNGIFISLKDHKMTMVATDGRRLALVDEEVDVSEKSQGDFIVPSKTVNELNRLLQESGEVEIRFAENQASFNLKDEKGSSVLIVTKLIEGNYPNFRQVIPAETKERIPLVREEFLHALRRAEIMTSEKSNSVKLSFGKNRLEITANSPEVGEAKESLAVNYKGPEMAIAFNPKYMIDPLNALANDEVFIELIDELSPGVLKINGPFLYVVMPMRLT